CCAAAAGGTGAAATGTCTGTTACAGTCTTTCCCAGTTGGATTTCAGCCCATCCTTTCTGCCCCCTGACTTCATCCCAACAGCCCTTCAGGCTGGTGTGGCTCCTACCACCCTGCTTTTACACAGGTGGCCCCCAATTCCTGGTGTATATCGCCTTCTCCTCTTTGCCCCATGGGATCTCCAGCTGCCTTCAGAACATCACTCAGGCACCTCCttctgcaattcttcttttgggaGGTCTCCTCTATCCCCAGTCACGGGGCCTTGTCTTTGTCTCCATTTTTGATTTGCTTTTAGATGCTGAGGTTATTTCCCCAGATGGAATTCTGTCCTCCTTGAGAATAGAATCTTCAGTATCTAATCCAGGCACTTAATGAATTCctattgaatgaatgattttaGCACTAAGCCCagtcttctcccctcctccatccagTGTCATATTCCTGCCAACATAGTGACTGTAATTCCTTCATGCCAGCAACCACCACTAATTTCAGTCACAAGCCATCATGACCATTCCTTCAAGCTTTTCAACTCATTTAATCGTCAAGAGCCTAAACTTTGTCATTTCACTTTCTGACCACAACCTCCCAACCTTTCcgattttccatttcattaattCCCACTAAACCTGCTCTTCACATTCATTAAGCCCTGCAGTCCCTTGACTCATTCTTATTCCTTAGGTCTTTATCTCCAGACGGGCATCATTTTCCTTTGCATCTTGCTTTGACCCTCTCCATTTGGGTCCTTTTAAAGACAGCTAGCCGCTGCCCTagatcctttccttctcctaGCCACTGCCCTCCCACCCTCAGTCTTTGAAGTGTTTCAGCTTGTTAAACCTCAAGTCTGGATAAACCCTGACTTttctagttattttctttttgctttttgctgTTCTCAGCCTGCTAAGGGTCACTGGAGGATTCACAAAGTTGAGCTGATTTCACACATTTGATATAGAACCTTATATTGAAACCTTATTTTTGcttaccaggggtggggaacctgtggtcttgaggccacatgtggcccattaggtccttgggtacagccttttgactgagtccagattttacagaacaaatccttttattaaggggatttattctgtgaagtttggattcagtcaaacagctgcacttgaggacctagagggccacatgtggcctcgaggctacaggttccccacccttggaacCTACCAAATCTTTCTGCTTATTTTTGTTGACTTCTTTTCATTCGCATTCCCCGCAGTGATTTTTCTAagccttttctctctttaaacCTCAGAAGACACCCTTTGAAATTAAAGCAGATGACCTTATCTGCTTCCCAGAGACCTGTACCTTCTGACAGTAACTACCTCAGCTTGCCTTCTTCATTTCTCAGCTTTTGATAgcctcttctatttttccttatcttttgttttttaaaaaaattaatatgccTTTATTTTATTGTAGTTTATGCAGTGTTAAGTGGCTATTTGCAGTCTTTAAAACAATGCAGTGAAAAGAAGTCTTAATTTTAGACTTCTATTGAGTTGTACTGAGGAACAGCTGGATGGTTACATAATGTTCTCTCTTATTTTCTGATCTGAACATCTAAGGTATAGCTTAAAAGGCCTTAAGAATATCCTTTATcagatttgaggagggaaagatcattttcattttcaggaATCGAGGAAGGCCTCATAAAGGAGATGGCACCTGAGTTGGACCTGGAAAGAAGAATAATATTGCAACAATATAGAGGTAGAGAGTTCCAAGGCTGAAGGCATGAGCTGGGCTAAAGCCAGAGTGAGTGGGGATCATGAGGAAGAACAGAAAGGGCtatgtcctttttttttgtcattagtTTACTTCATTAAGTaatgaataaggaaaaaaaagtatattctttaTCACTGGACtgtaaaaataattagaatactGAATTTCTTACTAAGTGATTTctacaaataaaaacatttaaaataattttaaatgcattcCTTCAAAGATAATTTAGTATATATTGTTAATAGGTTGACTTATGCTTAAGAATAAAGTATATGAATTTTATGAAACCATTATGGTAAATTAACTTGGTCATATAGTATATAGGGCTAATatcaaatattaagaaaaaaattccaccaTCCTTATTTTTTGCAAATATATCCATGTAATCCTTCtacataataaatgaaaaaaacaaaggaaacttCTCTCAAGGTCACATATACAGAGTTTTCAGTCCTTCTAAAGCATTTAATCTCTACAGCTAATTTATAAATAGTATGTATtccaacaaaatcaaaataagcCATTTACAAACTCTTTAAACAAAAACCTCTAACAGACTAAGGATAGTCAAGTATTAATACAGTTATTCAGAAAATTATGGCTGTTCCTTAAAGAGTACAAGTTCAAACCTGTCAATAGTAGAGATAattcttttgtattcatttatacataattctttataatttctttgttcaAGCATAACATATGAAAACAGTTTTTCCACAAATAAAAAGTGTGGAAATGATTTAGAAATAAggagtctattttttttaagtaattaattatattcctttatattttggAAACAGGTTTTTGTTGGATAGAATCCTTTTTCACTATGTTGCTTTTGTATGCACTTAAATGAACTCAGTCTGTTGTTTATCATCTTAAGAGTTCACCAAAACATAAATCTGGCCATTAAGGtagtaaaaaaaatgataagTAACAAGCAAATTTGCaccatctttctttctgtcacCTGCTAGAATATCTGCATTCATGATAGTTGTAGGTTCATGAAGTCCTGGTTTATTCATCACTGGCCTACTCATATACCAAGAGTGGTATATTGAGACCCAGTACTATATACTGAGACCATATAATAACTCACAATACTACAAAGAGCAACATGATACAGAAGAAAGTGTGGATGAGATATTCTGGAAGTTCAGGAGGATTGAATATATTTCAGCACTAGAATCCAATGCTAGAATGTACCAGATAACAAAGAAGATGAGCTTGGTAATGAGCAAGAGCACCAGCATGTAGCAGAAAGCAGCAAATATGACCGTTGGCAttcaggggagagaggaaaacagTGGTGGCTGAAGTGACTGAGGCAAAGGCTGATGCCCTTTACCTTCTGCCCTATAAATCTTTGCTTAAATTCATCACTCATGACTCCATCCCTTCCAGCCTTgttcctgaaatcatcctacctcttctctctcaaaagccttcaatctttctttttccattggtTCTTTCAGAAATATGCTCAATTCTCTCTAATTCTAAAAAAACCTGTCCTTGGTGCTTCTACTCGGTCCCTCTAATGAACTATCTCCAAGTACACCAACAGCTTCCTAATTGTTCCTTGGCATGCTTTCCCAATATTCCTACCTCTCTActccttttctgcctctttcacTCTTTCCTCTATTTGTTCCTGACTCCTTAAGGTGTGTATTAAATTATGGAATCAGTTGAATTTTTCCATAAATGTACTTTTTTTGTTTCAGAAGTGAGACATTTGTCCATTTCCAGTCTGGCAATTCTGTCCCCTGTGATTTGTCAGAGATTACCAGCAGTGGTTCCTCAGTCACATCCATAGGTTCTTTCATTCCCTGTAGTGGTATTTCTTTGCACCTGGATACTTGACCTAATTTACAAGGGTTTTATGTCCCttatttcctcttcctcaccaactttgagcttcagtttcctgttAATATTTTAGAGGCAGTGCCATGTAATAGAGCACTAGAATAGGAGTGAGAAGAATGGGGCTCCATGTCTAGCTTTTCTTTGTCAGTGATTCTTGGTCAAATCATTCCCCTATTCTGGGTCTCGGTTTCTTATAAAATGTAACGGTTAAAAACTTTCCTTCATTTATTACTAGTTTGTGAGGAGAAAGATGAGGCAACATGACTGTCTATATGAAACTAGAATTTGAAGTACCATGTAAATCTAggattttattggttttttttccctatccTTTCCAGTTTGAAGAGGATTCTCCTTGATAGAGActacagaatttttctttctttcagaagaATAAACAGTACAtatgttacatttttttcttccagattggGAGACTAATCTTGAAGCCAAGGAATTAGCTCCAAAGCTAGGCATGCCTGTAGAAGAGCTGTCCCTGCAAAGTCTCACAAGGATTAGTCCCCAGGGCCGTAGGTCAGGAGATGCCTGGGAATACAGTGTCAAGTTTGAGGAACAGCAGGACAGCCAAGAGAATGATTCTGTACAAGTAACAGTCACCCAAAGGAAAGTTCCTAATAATCTGAGAGGTCATGAATGTAATAAATTTGGAAGAAGCTTCAATCTTGGGTCAATCCTTGTTCCACCACAGAAAATTCCTATGAAAAAGAGTCTGCGTAAATATAGTACATATGGAAGAAGCCTCAGACAGTATTGCAGCCTGATCAAATGTAGTAGAATCTCTTCAGAATCTTGTAAGGGTAATGAATCAGACAAAGCCTTCTGTTACTATTCAGACTTTGATCAATATCATAGAATACATGCTGGGAAAAAAGCttataaatataatgaaagtGGAAAGACTTTTAGCCAAAACACACACATTACTCAGAATCAGGGAATTAATCCTGGACTAAAGTCCCATAAACATAATGAACCTGATCAGGTCTTCATCCACAACTCATCCATCACTAAGCATCTGAAAGTCCATtttggagagaaaccttataaatgcaaTGACTGTGGGAAAATCTTTGGCTACATTTCATCACTTATTAATCATCAGAGAATACATACTGAAGAGAAACCCTATGCATGTAATTCATGTGGAAAGTCTTTCAGAGACAGGTCATAccttactcaacatcagagaattcacactggagagaaaccctataagtgtaatgaatgtggaaaagtttTTATCCGAGGTACACATCTTACGCgacaccagagaattcacactggagagaaaccttatcattgtaatgaatgtggaaaagccttcaacCAGAGCACACACCTTAttcagcatcagagaattcatactggggagaaaccctACAAGTGTAATgtatgtggaaaagccttcagccagagcacatatgtcattcaacATCAGAGACGTCATACTGGAGAATACCCCCATAAGtgtgatgaatgtgggaaagccttcagccaAAGATCATCTCTTATTgagcatcagagaatccatactggagagaaaccctgtatatgtaatgaatgtggacGAGCTTTTAGAAGTTACCCATCTCTTACaaaacatcaaagaattcatactggagagaaaccctatttgtgtaatgaatgtgggaaagccttcagccgAAGTGCTTACCTTACccaacatcaaagaattcatactggggagaaGCCCTTTAATTGTATTGAATGTGGGAAAAGTTTCATCCGGAGTGCACACCTTATTGAACAcaaaagaattcatactggagagaaaccctatgaatgcagtgaatgtggaaaagccttcagcaATCGCTCATCTGTTACCAAACATCAAAAAATTCACACTCAAACAAAATGCTATGAATGCAGTGAGTGTGGGAACACCTTTATTAAAAAATCATTACTTCTTCAACATCAGAAAATCCATATTGGAAAGTAACTATAAATATAAGGACTATGAGAAAGCTTCAGCCACATCAACTATTGGCTATATATATTCATGAGAGAATTTGTACTGGTGGAAATCACTATCAATGAAATTAATATTGGACAGCCTTGAGATGCAGATATCATTTTAGACTTCACACAAGAGAGTAATCGTGGGATTCGAAAGATTCTTGATCTTGTTGATGTGGGTACTTTTTCTTCCTGATGTAGATGATAATCTCTCCCTATCTTAGTAGACAGTTTGTATGATGGAAAGAACTTTGTGTATATAGTCAGGATTTTGTTCaatcgttttcagtcatgtccaactcctcatgaccccattgggggttttctgggcaaataGTCAGAatatatgggttcaaatccagttctgCTATTTTCTGCTTTCATAATCTTCAGcaaatccctttctctctctggctaTCAGTTTTCCCACATGACAGAGtcagactagatgaactctaaggtcctttgAAGGTCTAAATTCTCTGATCCTATGAGTTGACATGGCCAAAACCAAATTGTTACCTGATAACCTTCTGGTGGTGAACCTCCTTATGCTTGAGTAGGCTGATCCTTGGATTGCAGACCCAGCTTGGATCACATACATTGATCCCATACTCAGAGGAATTGCAACTTAGTAGGATCTGCCAGAGCTTGTGTTCCACTGGCATACCTGTCTAGAATCACCTCCACATCATGCTGAGTCATCAGAGTAGGATGTTTACAGATTGATGCAAGTATTATTAACCCCAGTGTATTGGGGAGAGCGGGTGGAAGTGGAATGGTGGTAATACTCTGGGAAAAacttcactcatttttttttacttggtaAGAATGTTTTGAGTTGTCAGGTCTCCCTCCATAATGCCTGAGGCTTCTGTCTCCACACGTAGTGCTGCTACTCTTTTTCAGGCTTTTATCACCCCTTGCTTGCACTATTATAATGACTGACTTTCTGGTCTTCCgtgtcttccctctccctctgtatTTGGTTGCCAAGATCATTTCCCCAGAAGCTCAAGAAGCTTCACTATCTCCCCATTACAAGATGAAACACAAATTATCTTTAAGGTCCTCCATGGTATGATTCAAACCTACCTCTGTAGCTTTATGTCAGTGCTTATATACTCTTCATTGTATTCCTTTGCAcacttcaggttccccacctctggcagCCACATGAGACTATCCAAACTTCTCTCTAaacttgcatttctttctcctcatatACTTTTTTGTTTCCTGTACCACAGATGTACTATTTTCCCAGCTTCCTTAAAGATAGCTCAGGTGCCATCTCCCCTGGAAAACCTTTCTTGATCTTCCCAACTGAAAGTGCCTTCTTCTTTCTTAGGCTCTCTAGAGTACTTTATCCTTGGCTTTACCCATATTCATATCTTAttatccttccctttccccatccctagGAGAATATAAGTTTTATGAGTATGGGGACTTTCAGATTTTCCCCCCCTACTCTCTAGCACCTCATGCCTCACATAATGCCCTGCACATAGATGCTTAATCTAGTTGAATTGACTCTTGGACATTTAAAAAATGGCCATATCCCATTTTGCTTCCCTTTTCTTGTAATATATGTTGTGTCCATTATTATAGTAATTTCATCGTTGAGGTACTTACAACCTTACAACTGAACCATCTGGGAGAGAGTATTGTCCTTGGAAGGAAACATCAGAGGAACGCAGATGTTGCTGAGGACATTCAGATCATTGGTCTTTATTAATCAGTTCAGGGGTCTGTGTGCAGACAGAGAAAACAATACATCAAAATATCCACGTAGGTGCCTCCTCTAGCTGTGGTGCACTGATGGGTTCGAACTTGGGATGTAAGATTTTGCCATAGAAGTTAGTATCAGGTGTTAGCATGAGTTGCCCTTCATTATACCAAGTAGTGCAGTTACTCCATTCACCTGTAAGAGTGACCCTGGTCAAACCCTCGTGATAGAC
The DNA window shown above is from Notamacropus eugenii isolate mMacEug1 chromosome 2, mMacEug1.pri_v2, whole genome shotgun sequence and carries:
- the LOC140525206 gene encoding LOW QUALITY PROTEIN: uncharacterized protein (The sequence of the model RefSeq protein was modified relative to this genomic sequence to represent the inferred CDS: inserted 2 bases in 2 codons; substituted 1 base at 1 genomic stop codon); translated protein: MEKAPEPGTLILLRMICVIYKMGTTAGASKDCYCKALHRPSLLSKVRCAFWSSRLAGSPVAMETAVKRKGVEKEPMAIGLREAQTSRNCSLRMALAQAHCPSSRXHFRRRQRRWRGGGSQVYXTGVDKTHFLVVTYIQXPQVKVPVREMITLNKKSVTFKDVTVDFTEDEWRQLNPTQRQLYRDVMLENYRNLIFLEGGEEPWTVEREIPGSIWADWETNLEAKELAPKLGMPVEELSLQSLTRISPQGRRSGDAWEYSVKFEEQQDSQENDSVQVTVTQRKVPNNLRGHECNKFGRSFNLGSILVPPQKIPMKKSLRKYSTYGRSLRQYCSLIKCSRISSESCKGNESDKAFCYYSDFDQYHRIHAGKKAYKYNESGKTFSQNTHITQNQGINPGLKSHKHNEPDQVFIHNSSITKHLKVHFGEKPYKCNDCGKIFGYISSLINHQRIHTEEKPYACNSCGKSFRDRSYLTQHQRIHTGEKPYKCNECGKVFIRGTHLTRHQRIHTGEKPYHCNECGKAFNQSTHLIQHQRIHTGEKPYKCNVCGKAFSQSTYVIQHQRRHTGEYPHKCDECGKAFSQRSSLIEHQRIHTGEKPCICNECGRAFRSYPSLTKHQRIHTGEKPYLCNECGKAFSRSAYLTQHQRIHTGEKPFNCIECGKSFIRSAHLIEHKRIHTGEKPYECSECGKAFSNRSSVTKHQKIHTQTKCYECSECGNTFIKKSLLLQHQKIHIGK